Proteins from a single region of Chloroherpeton thalassium ATCC 35110:
- a CDS encoding DUF1997 domain-containing protein, with translation MKVEGTCSGQVILQSDLENTFQYLSDHEKIIMFNPLCKRVTPTGLDNVYQWDFEVADPKGHPMRLIFFVEQNEQPVLALPEHHRNTPSHELPAHVINEHKVGNQIIWSEYPVKINGKMPDEHTFIGQAHGSMDLKKVDEHRTRVGVNIKVHIDFQVPALFRIFPEPIFKVMAETAMSVSMQNVSKKMLENISRDFHCSLLGETNFGAARSR, from the coding sequence ATGAAAGTTGAAGGAACATGTAGCGGTCAAGTCATTCTTCAGTCTGATTTAGAGAATACATTTCAGTATCTCTCCGACCACGAAAAAATCATTATGTTTAATCCACTGTGCAAGCGCGTCACGCCCACAGGCCTCGATAATGTCTATCAATGGGATTTTGAAGTCGCCGACCCAAAAGGGCATCCGATGCGACTGATTTTCTTTGTCGAACAAAATGAGCAGCCTGTGCTGGCTTTGCCAGAGCATCATAGAAACACACCATCACATGAACTGCCGGCACACGTCATCAACGAGCATAAAGTTGGAAACCAAATCATCTGGTCGGAATATCCGGTGAAAATCAACGGAAAAATGCCCGACGAGCACACCTTCATCGGGCAAGCGCACGGCTCGATGGATCTGAAAAAAGTAGATGAACACCGAACGCGCGTTGGGGTGAATATTAAGGTACATATCGATTTTCAAGTACCCGCGTTGTTTAGAATTTTCCCAGAACCGATTTTTAAAGTTATGGCTGAAACGGCCATGTCCGTTTCCATGCAAAATGTTTCAAAGAAAATGCTCGAGAACATCAGCCGCGATTTTCACTGCTCGCTGCTTGGCGAAACCAACTTCGGGGCAGCTCGCTCTCGCTAA
- a CDS encoding asparaginase domain-containing protein — protein METKIKLFITGGTIDKKYNELDGSLGFHQTHFPAMLSQARNAASVTLDIILMKDSLEMNDTDRALICQKCLECEETLILISHGTDTMVETGKFLSQSLKGKTVVLFGAMIPYSFSTNTDALFNFGFALAAVQLAPSGVFIAMNGKLFNWDTVTKNKQKGVFQTVENA, from the coding sequence ATGGAAACGAAAATCAAGCTGTTCATTACTGGCGGAACTATCGATAAAAAATACAACGAGTTAGATGGTTCGCTCGGATTTCACCAAACGCATTTTCCGGCCATGCTTTCCCAAGCAAGAAATGCCGCCTCCGTTACTCTCGACATTATCCTCATGAAAGATAGCTTGGAAATGAACGATACTGATAGAGCGCTCATTTGCCAGAAGTGCCTGGAATGCGAGGAAACCCTTATTCTGATTAGTCATGGAACCGATACAATGGTGGAAACAGGAAAATTTCTATCGCAATCGCTGAAAGGAAAAACGGTTGTGCTATTTGGCGCTATGATTCCTTACTCATTTTCAACCAATACAGATGCGCTGTTTAACTTCGGATTTGCGCTTGCTGCCGTGCAACTTGCACCAAGCGGAGTTTTCATCGCGATGAATGGCAAACTATTCAATTGGGACACAGTCACGAAAAACAAGCAAAAAGGCGTTTTCCAAACGGTTGAGAATGCTTAA
- the secF gene encoding protein translocase subunit SecF, giving the protein MRFLEKPSFDFLGRRKIAYIISTTLILLGFASMLFKGLNYGIDFKGGTEMEIRFDKDINIGELRTALLAAGVGGSVKNYGSQQEVIIRTDFDGDLSTLQNLVTNVLTDKLPDNHHEIRRIDAVGPSIADDLKWSALQALFGALIAILLYVGARFEFKFATAGVVAIFHDVLIVLGLFSIFGGVFGVMPLEVDQSTIAAFLTIAGYSITDTVVVYDRIRENLKLRKNEPYEKIFNDSLNETLSRTVITSGTTLLTVLVLFILAGPAIRSFAFAILMGILIGTYSSLFVAAPIVLDWQLRSKTKLKLRG; this is encoded by the coding sequence ATGAGATTTCTTGAAAAACCATCTTTTGATTTTCTTGGTCGGCGAAAAATCGCTTACATCATTTCCACGACATTAATTTTACTTGGTTTTGCCTCAATGCTATTTAAAGGGTTGAACTACGGCATTGATTTTAAAGGTGGAACGGAAATGGAAATTCGGTTTGATAAAGATATTAACATCGGTGAACTTCGTACGGCGCTCCTTGCTGCTGGCGTTGGCGGTTCGGTGAAGAATTATGGCAGTCAGCAAGAGGTCATTATTCGCACGGACTTTGATGGCGATTTATCCACGTTGCAAAATTTAGTTACCAACGTGCTAACGGATAAATTGCCGGACAACCATCACGAAATTCGCCGAATTGATGCGGTTGGTCCCAGCATCGCAGATGATTTGAAATGGTCGGCGTTGCAGGCGCTTTTCGGCGCATTGATTGCCATTTTGCTGTATGTTGGCGCACGCTTTGAGTTCAAATTTGCGACGGCGGGCGTGGTGGCAATTTTCCACGATGTGCTAATTGTTTTGGGGCTTTTCAGCATATTTGGCGGGGTTTTCGGCGTGATGCCGCTTGAAGTGGATCAAAGCACCATCGCGGCATTTTTGACCATTGCGGGTTATTCTATCACCGATACGGTTGTGGTGTATGACCGAATTCGTGAAAATTTAAAGCTTCGCAAAAATGAGCCTTACGAAAAAATTTTTAACGATAGCTTAAACGAAACGCTCAGCCGCACGGTCATAACTTCGGGCACAACGCTTTTAACGGTTTTGGTTCTATTTATTTTGGCCGGCCCTGCTATTCGCAGTTTTGCTTTTGCCATTTTGATGGGTATTTTAATCGGAACTTATTCGTCGCTGTTTGTTGCCGCACCGATTGTGCTTGACTGGCAGCTTCGCTCAAAAACAAAGCTAAAACTCAGAGGTTGA
- a CDS encoding inorganic diphosphatase, whose translation MVNYKSLPSGQNPPKEVYAVIEVPQGERNKYEFDPDLCVFKLDRVLYASVHYPTGYGFIPRTLAEDGDPLDVMVMTHGRTFTGCLIEVRPVGMLKMRDDKGLDHKILSVPINDPMYSHVRRLSDLPSHLPTEIEHFFSVYKELEGKAVESFGWYDFFTAEQTIIEAMKAYDAANEEADEEDGKKKKKKDKKGKKDKKGHDAEVGETMASQDSAQMAFDGREEDIEEGHDETVA comes from the coding sequence ATGGTTAATTATAAGAGCCTCCCAAGCGGACAAAATCCGCCGAAAGAAGTTTATGCTGTGATCGAAGTGCCACAAGGTGAACGCAACAAGTATGAATTTGATCCTGATTTATGTGTGTTTAAACTCGATAGGGTTCTTTACGCGTCAGTTCACTACCCAACTGGCTATGGATTTATTCCAAGAACTTTAGCGGAAGATGGCGATCCACTGGATGTGATGGTAATGACTCATGGGAGAACATTTACCGGATGTTTAATTGAGGTGCGTCCGGTTGGTATGTTGAAAATGCGTGATGACAAAGGGTTAGACCACAAAATCCTTTCTGTACCAATTAACGATCCAATGTATAGCCACGTCAGAAGACTTTCTGATTTGCCATCGCACTTGCCAACTGAAATCGAGCACTTTTTCAGCGTTTACAAAGAACTCGAAGGAAAAGCTGTTGAAAGCTTCGGCTGGTACGACTTCTTTACGGCTGAGCAAACCATCATCGAAGCCATGAAAGCTTATGACGCAGCGAATGAAGAGGCTGATGAAGAAGATGGCAAAAAGAAAAAAAAGAAGGACAAAAAAGGAAAGAAAGATAAAAAAGGCCACGACGCTGAAGTAGGCGAAACAATGGCGTCTCAAGATTCAGCACAAATGGCTTTTGATGGACGCGAAGAAGACATAGAAGAAGGGCACGACGAAACAGTAGCGTAA
- a CDS encoding CIA30 family protein produces the protein MQKNLPELQYELLFDFSSIEQACRWRPVNDVIMGGRSSGTICVSNENVAVFEGFITPKQGIGFSSVKAPINNFSFLGYDGVCLKMRTDGKRYKFRLIYADDYQGFAYQHGLEIQKGEWREVHLAFSNFKPCFRGQQPANAKLLNIAQVRQVGLLISDRRAGAFKMECDWIKAYQEK, from the coding sequence ATGCAAAAAAACTTACCTGAGCTTCAGTACGAACTTTTATTCGATTTTAGCAGCATTGAGCAAGCTTGCCGATGGCGACCGGTTAATGATGTCATTATGGGTGGCCGCTCATCCGGCACTATTTGCGTTTCCAATGAAAATGTTGCTGTTTTTGAAGGATTTATTACGCCAAAACAAGGCATCGGATTTTCCTCTGTAAAAGCGCCGATCAACAACTTTAGCTTTCTGGGTTATGATGGCGTGTGTTTGAAAATGAGAACAGATGGCAAGCGATACAAATTTCGCCTGATTTATGCGGATGATTATCAAGGTTTTGCGTATCAGCATGGACTTGAAATTCAAAAAGGCGAATGGCGCGAAGTTCATTTAGCCTTTAGCAATTTTAAGCCGTGCTTTCGTGGCCAGCAACCGGCAAATGCAAAATTATTAAATATCGCACAAGTCCGGCAAGTTGGGCTGCTGATTTCTGATAGGCGAGCGGGAGCGTTCAAAATGGAATGTGATTGGATTAAAGCCTATCAAGAAAAATAA
- a CDS encoding STAS domain-containing protein has protein sequence MDLIEKHVGDVIVVELKGDVLGGPDATKISTRIRELIKDQKKNLVLDLQGVDYMNSSGLGMLTAAHTLLKKEGGTLKLARPATRIQSLLSITKLNTLIDAYGTVDDAVASF, from the coding sequence ATGGACTTAATTGAGAAACACGTTGGGGATGTGATTGTTGTTGAATTAAAAGGAGATGTGTTAGGTGGCCCGGATGCAACAAAAATCAGCACAAGAATCCGGGAATTGATAAAAGACCAGAAAAAAAATCTTGTGTTGGATTTGCAAGGGGTTGATTATATGAACTCCTCCGGTCTTGGCATGCTTACCGCAGCGCACACGCTTCTAAAAAAAGAAGGCGGCACGCTCAAGTTGGCCCGACCGGCTACTCGAATTCAGAGCTTGCTTTCAATTACAAAGCTGAACACGCTCATCGACGCCTATGGCACAGTTGATGATGCGGTTGCCAGTTTTTAG
- a CDS encoding universal stress protein yields the protein MHTILFPTDFSENAYQALVFALKIAAKQQAKLILMNAFPIPYDFASKVLEELEYSKKRSLEKLQALAKSIRENPDFENLDIDILSLPGDGVSVIKATARSQHADLIVMGAKGASGLQRFLFGNITADTILFSNIPVLTVPIHAKFENMNRIIYAAAYDEKDIQHLRETAAFAKLFDAEIHVLHVAEKQSVREEALFRGFREMVKEHDIYHKIQHNLLINQDFMAGIQSYAKECDGSLVVMSSQKKSFLQQLLNLSHSQEMLYHTKVPLLVLKS from the coding sequence ATGCACACCATTTTATTTCCAACCGATTTTTCCGAAAACGCTTACCAGGCGCTTGTTTTTGCGCTGAAAATTGCCGCCAAGCAACAAGCAAAATTGATTTTAATGAACGCGTTTCCCATTCCGTATGATTTTGCCTCCAAAGTTCTTGAAGAATTAGAATACAGCAAAAAGCGATCGCTGGAAAAACTTCAGGCGCTGGCCAAATCGATACGAGAAAATCCCGATTTCGAAAACCTGGACATCGACATTCTCAGTTTGCCAGGCGATGGCGTTAGCGTTATTAAAGCCACCGCCCGTTCTCAACACGCCGATTTAATTGTTATGGGCGCAAAAGGCGCGTCTGGCCTGCAGCGATTTCTTTTTGGCAACATTACTGCCGACACCATTTTGTTCTCGAATATTCCTGTTTTGACCGTCCCAATTCATGCAAAATTCGAAAATATGAATCGCATCATTTACGCGGCGGCCTACGACGAAAAGGACATCCAACACCTTCGTGAAACAGCCGCATTTGCCAAGCTATTTGACGCTGAGATTCATGTGCTGCATGTTGCCGAAAAACAAAGCGTGCGTGAGGAAGCCTTGTTTCGCGGGTTTCGCGAAATGGTGAAAGAACATGACATTTACCACAAGATTCAGCACAACTTGCTAATCAATCAGGATTTCATGGCGGGCATTCAATCTTATGCAAAAGAATGCGATGGCTCGCTGGTGGTTATGTCCAGTCAGAAGAAAAGCTTCTTGCAGCAACTGCTAAATTTGAGCCATTCTCAAGAAATGCTTTACCATACAAAAGTGCCTTTGTTGGTATTGAAATCGTAG
- a CDS encoding glycoside hydrolase family 3 protein, with amino-acid sequence MKKVAFKRVLKKPRLFVYSLMLLCFSAWKIGAAQSLPAPDSLDIKIGQLLMIGFRGLHVADSSKVIVDIRQQRIGGVILFDYDLPLKQASRNIQSPEQVCALIKELQAAAPIPLLIAIDQEGGRVNRLKEKFGFPKSVSAAWLGEVNSLDSTQKYAEQTAKTLAALGINLNFAPVLDVNTNPENPVIGKLARSFSENPEIVAEHGLATVKAFHQFGVLSAVKHFPGHGSAWNDSHKGLADVTETWQPLEIEPFKRVIQAGECDMVMTAHVFNAKLDTTFPATLSQNVITGLLRKELGFDGVVVSDDMQMEAIRSFYGLETAVRLALNAGVDLLVFANNSVFEPDIAERAHQMIRAMVLQGKVSRERIDASYQRLMKLKSRLSNK; translated from the coding sequence ATGAAAAAAGTCGCTTTTAAGCGCGTGCTCAAAAAGCCGCGTTTGTTTGTTTATAGCTTGATGTTGCTTTGTTTTTCAGCCTGGAAAATCGGTGCAGCTCAAAGTTTGCCTGCGCCGGACAGTCTCGATATAAAAATCGGCCAGCTTTTGATGATCGGATTTCGTGGGTTGCATGTTGCCGATTCGAGCAAGGTGATCGTCGATATTCGGCAGCAGCGAATTGGCGGGGTGATTTTATTTGACTACGATTTGCCGCTGAAACAAGCCAGTAGAAATATTCAATCGCCGGAGCAAGTTTGTGCGCTAATAAAGGAATTGCAAGCAGCTGCACCCATTCCGCTTTTGATCGCGATCGATCAAGAAGGTGGTCGCGTGAATCGGTTGAAGGAAAAATTCGGTTTTCCAAAAAGCGTTTCGGCAGCCTGGCTTGGTGAAGTGAATTCGCTTGACAGCACTCAAAAATACGCCGAGCAAACTGCCAAAACACTTGCCGCGCTGGGCATTAACCTGAACTTTGCGCCTGTTCTGGATGTGAATACAAATCCTGAAAATCCGGTGATTGGGAAATTAGCGCGTAGCTTTTCGGAAAATCCTGAAATTGTGGCTGAGCATGGCCTGGCAACCGTGAAGGCATTTCACCAGTTTGGCGTGCTTTCGGCTGTGAAGCATTTTCCCGGTCATGGAAGCGCCTGGAATGATTCGCACAAAGGGCTTGCCGATGTCACCGAAACATGGCAGCCGCTCGAGATTGAGCCCTTCAAACGGGTGATTCAAGCTGGAGAATGTGACATGGTGATGACAGCGCACGTGTTCAACGCAAAATTAGATACCACATTTCCTGCTACACTTTCCCAAAATGTGATCACTGGGCTTTTAAGAAAGGAGCTCGGTTTTGATGGCGTTGTTGTTTCGGATGACATGCAGATGGAAGCCATTCGCTCATTTTATGGCCTTGAAACGGCGGTTCGCTTGGCGCTAAACGCGGGCGTGGACTTGCTGGTTTTCGCCAATAATTCTGTGTTTGAGCCAGACATTGCCGAGCGAGCTCATCAGATGATTCGCGCGATGGTTCTGCAAGGTAAAGTGAGCCGCGAGCGAATCGATGCGTCGTATCAACGGCTAATGAAATTAAAATCGCGTTTGAGCAACAAATAG
- a CDS encoding phytoene/squalene synthase family protein, translating to MQFNSVGKEFDKVDSSGQACSVAKKGTSQHQKKIESIQLNPEEVSESYEYCRAVSKRHAKTFYFATQFLPKSKRKSVYAVYALCRYVDDIVDRAEDKLSRQTLTKEKIVFLIDKWKTDLEACYRGELINNPIMIAWLDTLKKYQIPMELPFELIEGVCMDLKFKSFETFDELYIYCYKVASVVGLMTSEIFGYKNKEALDYAIKLGIAMQLTNILRDVGEDSQRGRIYLPLEDLARFNYSPEKLKQGTLDENFIKLMQFEIGRARDFYAEADKGIPMLDKDSRMAVLVSRVNYSKILTYIEKTSTTFFANARSFLSP from the coding sequence ATGCAATTTAATTCGGTCGGGAAAGAATTTGATAAGGTTGATTCGTCAGGGCAAGCTTGCTCTGTTGCCAAAAAAGGGACTTCTCAGCATCAAAAAAAAATAGAATCCATTCAGCTCAATCCTGAGGAAGTTAGCGAGTCGTACGAATACTGCCGCGCCGTTTCAAAACGCCACGCAAAAACCTTTTATTTTGCCACTCAATTTTTACCCAAATCCAAGCGAAAATCCGTTTATGCCGTCTACGCCTTGTGCCGATATGTAGATGATATTGTCGATCGCGCCGAAGACAAACTCAGTCGCCAAACCCTCACCAAAGAGAAGATCGTTTTTTTGATTGATAAATGGAAAACAGATCTCGAAGCCTGTTATCGTGGCGAGTTGATTAATAACCCGATTATGATCGCCTGGCTCGACACGCTGAAAAAATATCAGATTCCAATGGAATTGCCGTTTGAGCTAATAGAAGGCGTTTGCATGGATTTGAAATTCAAGAGTTTTGAAACGTTTGACGAACTTTACATTTATTGCTATAAAGTTGCCTCTGTGGTTGGCCTCATGACTTCCGAAATTTTCGGATACAAAAATAAAGAGGCGCTGGACTACGCGATCAAGCTTGGCATCGCCATGCAGCTGACCAACATTTTGCGCGATGTGGGCGAAGACAGTCAGCGCGGACGCATTTACCTCCCACTCGAAGACCTTGCGCGATTTAATTATTCGCCCGAAAAATTAAAACAAGGGACGCTTGATGAAAACTTTATCAAGCTCATGCAGTTTGAAATTGGGCGAGCCCGTGATTTTTATGCTGAAGCTGATAAAGGAATTCCGATGCTCGACAAAGACAGTCGAATGGCCGTGTTGGTTAGCCGCGTGAATTACAGCAAAATTCTCACTTACATAGAAAAAACGAGTACGACGTTTTTCGCAAACGCGCGTTCGTTCCTTTCGCCGTAA
- the secD gene encoding protein translocase subunit SecD, with amino-acid sequence MKKNQFRLFLIVLFTALAVWSIIPTIQDYLHTKKLGELSSEEALKYVRENRADIEAAKEKRLKLGLDLQGGMHIVLEVDVLGLIEERARNRDEKFEQIIQSVREQSKTSKSLITELLADAFKKENIRMSRYFYDIRDSDADIVEKLETEATEAVNRAREIIRNRVDQYGVAEPVIQTQGGRRIIVELPGVSDKQRVRKLLKGTAKLEFRLVRDKQVAFSVLEDINKYLASLEKATQSDSLAKIAEPISTEKLVAKTDSSDKDLMQAAMAASDSAVKAEDLFGGAQADSSKSKEQLRKENPLFSILGVLPNGMTYTTEYERKALEELLARADVQKRIPSDLDFLIGAKSFATAEDGTKLYYVYPLKKQAELTGGVITEAKATFSSEGMRPEVTMKMDGEGTRVWARVTGANIGKQIAIVLDKTVYSAPVVQSKIPNGSSVINGIDNIAEAQDLEIVLKAGALPAPVKIIEERTVGPSLGADSIRAGIQAIIWGFAVVAIFMVIYYRGAGFIADFALIFNVIFVIAVLAGFSAALTLPGIAGLVLTIGMAVDANVLIFERVREEISNGKRVRLAVEIGYEKAFSAILDSHITTLGGAFLLYSFGIGPIQGFAVTLMIGTIASLFTAVVITKVIIDWMIEQDKVQDTTFG; translated from the coding sequence ATGAAAAAGAATCAGTTTCGTCTCTTTCTAATCGTCTTATTCACCGCATTAGCGGTTTGGTCTATCATACCTACCATCCAAGATTACTTGCATACCAAAAAGCTTGGTGAACTTTCTTCCGAAGAAGCCCTAAAGTATGTTCGTGAAAATCGCGCCGATATTGAGGCGGCCAAAGAAAAGCGCCTGAAGCTTGGACTCGACTTGCAAGGCGGCATGCACATTGTGCTCGAAGTCGATGTGCTTGGCCTGATTGAAGAGCGAGCTCGCAATCGCGATGAAAAATTTGAGCAAATCATACAAAGCGTTCGCGAGCAATCGAAAACGTCAAAGTCGCTCATCACGGAATTGCTTGCAGACGCTTTCAAGAAAGAAAATATTCGCATGAGCCGCTATTTCTACGACATTCGCGATTCCGACGCCGATATTGTAGAAAAGTTAGAAACCGAAGCAACAGAAGCGGTCAATCGTGCGCGTGAAATTATCCGAAATCGTGTGGATCAATACGGCGTAGCTGAACCGGTGATTCAAACACAAGGTGGCCGGCGCATTATTGTGGAGCTTCCGGGCGTGTCTGATAAGCAGCGTGTCCGCAAGCTTTTGAAAGGAACGGCAAAGCTTGAGTTTAGGCTGGTTCGTGATAAGCAAGTCGCTTTTTCTGTTCTCGAAGACATCAATAAATATTTGGCCTCGCTTGAAAAAGCAACTCAATCAGATTCGCTTGCCAAAATAGCTGAGCCCATCAGCACTGAAAAGTTGGTAGCCAAAACCGATTCTTCCGACAAAGACTTGATGCAGGCAGCAATGGCAGCGTCAGATTCTGCAGTAAAAGCGGAAGATCTGTTTGGCGGTGCTCAAGCCGATTCTTCAAAATCGAAAGAACAACTTAGAAAAGAAAATCCACTTTTTTCCATACTTGGCGTTTTGCCCAATGGCATGACTTATACAACGGAGTATGAACGCAAAGCGCTCGAAGAGCTGCTGGCGCGTGCCGACGTTCAAAAACGCATTCCCAGTGACCTAGATTTTTTGATTGGCGCAAAGTCGTTTGCAACCGCCGAAGATGGAACAAAGCTCTACTATGTTTATCCGCTGAAAAAGCAAGCGGAACTCACAGGCGGTGTGATTACAGAGGCCAAAGCAACCTTCAGCTCAGAAGGCATGCGACCGGAAGTGACCATGAAAATGGACGGCGAAGGCACGCGTGTTTGGGCACGTGTCACCGGTGCAAACATCGGCAAGCAGATTGCGATTGTGTTGGATAAAACCGTTTATTCCGCCCCAGTGGTGCAATCCAAAATTCCGAATGGCAGCTCTGTGATCAACGGAATTGATAACATTGCTGAAGCGCAAGATTTGGAAATCGTGTTGAAAGCAGGTGCGTTGCCAGCGCCCGTGAAAATTATTGAAGAGCGCACAGTAGGGCCGTCGCTTGGTGCTGATTCGATTCGCGCTGGTATTCAAGCCATTATTTGGGGATTTGCGGTTGTCGCGATTTTCATGGTGATTTACTATCGCGGTGCCGGCTTCATCGCTGATTTCGCGTTGATTTTTAATGTCATTTTTGTGATAGCGGTTTTGGCTGGCTTCAGCGCGGCGCTCACCTTGCCGGGTATTGCTGGATTGGTGCTCACCATCGGTATGGCGGTTGACGCCAACGTGCTCATTTTTGAACGCGTTCGTGAGGAGATCAGCAATGGTAAGCGTGTAAGGCTGGCTGTTGAAATCGGCTATGAAAAAGCCTTCTCGGCAATTTTAGACTCGCATATCACTACACTTGGCGGTGCGTTTTTGCTTTACTCCTTTGGCATTGGTCCAATTCAGGGCTTTGCCGTGACGCTTATGATTGGTACCATCGCCAGCCTCTTTACGGCTGTGGTTATCACGAAGGTTATCATCGACTGGATGATTGAGCAGGATAAAGTGCAGGATACAACCTTCGGTTAA
- the lysS gene encoding lysine--tRNA ligase gives MSNQPTKPVQSEENAEHLSQQAQEELNDQMLRRREELEKLREMDVNPYPYSFEVTHTGKQIIENFKDDEKAAVAIAGRIMSIRKMGKASFFHVQDASGRIQVYIKKDEVGETAYQVFKLLDIGDIVGVKGFSFRTKTGEVSVHAEACELLSKSLRPMPIAKQKEVDGKTVTYDAFSDKELRYRQRYVDLIVNPEVKTVFLKRTKMINSIRNFLNERGYLEVETPILQPIYGGASARPFVTHHNTLDMPLYLRIANELYLKRLIVGGFDGVYEFAKDFRNEGMDRFHNPEFTQIELYVAYKDYAWMMNLVEEMLSKTAEAVNGSTVVEFAGHKIDLKPPFKRMTITDSIKEYTGKDIDGKSEAELRQIAKELGIEIEANLGSSKIIDEIFGEYVEPKLIDPTFIMDYPVEMSPLAKKHREKPGFVERFELIAAGKEICNSFSELNDPLDQRARLEEQASLRARGDDEAMAVDEDFLRALEYGMPPCAGLGIGIDRLAMILTGQESIRDVLFFPQMKPE, from the coding sequence ATGTCGAATCAGCCAACCAAGCCGGTGCAGTCCGAAGAAAACGCAGAACACTTGAGCCAGCAAGCTCAGGAAGAATTAAATGACCAAATGCTGCGCCGCCGCGAAGAGCTTGAAAAACTTCGCGAAATGGATGTAAATCCGTATCCATATAGTTTTGAAGTCACTCACACAGGCAAACAAATCATAGAGAATTTTAAAGACGACGAAAAAGCAGCGGTCGCCATTGCCGGCAGAATTATGTCCATTCGCAAAATGGGCAAAGCCTCGTTTTTCCATGTGCAAGATGCCTCCGGCAGAATTCAAGTTTACATCAAAAAGGACGAAGTCGGCGAAACGGCTTATCAGGTTTTCAAACTTTTAGACATCGGCGATATTGTTGGCGTCAAAGGCTTTAGCTTCCGCACAAAAACCGGTGAGGTTTCCGTTCATGCCGAAGCATGTGAATTGCTCTCCAAATCGCTGCGCCCGATGCCTATTGCCAAACAAAAAGAAGTCGACGGCAAAACCGTTACCTACGACGCGTTCAGCGACAAAGAACTGCGCTATCGCCAACGCTATGTAGATTTGATTGTCAATCCTGAGGTGAAAACCGTGTTTTTGAAGCGGACAAAAATGATAAATTCCATCCGCAATTTTCTCAACGAACGCGGCTACTTGGAAGTCGAAACGCCAATTCTTCAGCCGATTTACGGCGGCGCGTCGGCCAGGCCGTTCGTGACGCATCACAACACGCTCGACATGCCGCTTTATTTGCGCATCGCCAACGAGCTTTATTTGAAGCGCCTCATCGTCGGCGGCTTCGACGGCGTTTATGAGTTCGCGAAGGATTTCAGAAACGAAGGCATGGACAGATTCCACAACCCGGAATTCACGCAAATCGAGCTGTATGTCGCTTATAAAGATTATGCGTGGATGATGAACTTGGTTGAGGAAATGCTTTCAAAAACGGCGGAAGCCGTGAACGGCTCAACTGTCGTAGAATTTGCCGGCCATAAAATCGACTTGAAACCACCGTTCAAGCGCATGACCATCACGGATTCGATTAAGGAATACACCGGCAAAGACATCGATGGCAAGTCGGAAGCCGAACTTCGCCAAATCGCAAAAGAGTTGGGCATTGAGATTGAGGCAAATTTAGGCAGCTCGAAAATCATCGATGAAATTTTCGGCGAATATGTCGAGCCGAAGCTCATCGACCCGACATTTATCATGGACTATCCGGTGGAAATGTCGCCGCTGGCGAAAAAGCATCGCGAGAAACCCGGATTTGTGGAGCGATTTGAACTCATTGCCGCTGGAAAAGAAATCTGCAATTCCTTCTCGGAACTCAACGATCCGCTCGACCAGCGCGCCAGATTGGAAGAGCAAGCCAGCCTGCGTGCCAGAGGCGACGACGAAGCGATGGCGGTCGACGAGGATTTCCTTCGCGCGTTGGAATACGGCATGCCGCCTTGCGCCGGTCTCGGCATCGGCATCGACCGTTTGGCCATGATTTTAACTGGACAAGAGTCTATTCGCGACGTGCTCTTTTTTCCGCAAATGAAGCCAGAATAA